The proteins below are encoded in one region of Winogradskyella helgolandensis:
- a CDS encoding transposase — protein sequence MYKNDKVIRRYSEPFKLKILAELTTGKHTKSELCKLYSIAPTTVNEWIKKYNRKDLMNTRVKVETKDEISRIKALQKENEKLKKLLLKKDLDAMVEESYLEVAAEKLGYKNVQQLKKKLNI from the coding sequence ATGTACAAAAATGACAAAGTAATTAGACGGTATTCAGAACCATTTAAACTGAAAATTTTAGCGGAACTTACAACCGGAAAACACACAAAGAGCGAACTTTGTAAACTATACTCTATTGCACCTACAACAGTCAATGAGTGGATTAAAAAGTATAATCGTAAAGACTTAATGAACACCAGAGTAAAAGTGGAAACGAAAGACGAAATATCTAGAATCAAAGCATTGCAAAAAGAGAATGAAAAACTTAAAAAGCTACTGCTTAAAAAGGATCTGGATGCAATGGTAGAGGAATCTTATCTTGAAGTAGCTGCAGAAAAATTAGGATATAAA